ATCTTACCTTATTCTCTTCATCTTTGTCGTTAAAAGTAGATTCATTCCTATAATCCTTGGAAATAAtagatatataattttttccaaGATTCCTTGACGTGGTCATTACCAACGATACCATATCCTTCATATGTTCTTCATCAGACTCTCCAATCCAACTCTCAGGtattatacatttaatAGCAAGTCCACGATCATCAATGTCAAATATTGCTAAATCTTCCTTGATATTTCCTTCAACTATTTCAAGATCGTTATATCTATCATAGTCAGAGGGTAAATTATAGTCAAGGGACTTCGGTGATGAAGAGTATCCAAGATTATAATCGTCTGAATCAGTGGCGCCTAGTGAAATTATGAGATCGTTATATACATTTTGATCTGATAAATCAAAATCGTCTCGTGTTTCAGTAGGGGTTTTTGATTCCGGTGTGGAGATTTCTTTCTTGTCAGTCAGCTTAAGACAATTGTCGTAGTCATCTATAATTTTTGCGTAGAagattttatttttttgttcAGAATTTAACGAGTCTGTATATATTAGAAATATTGCATGGATTTTACACAGTCTTATGATTTTCTTAAAATGAAGGTCGGATTTTCTAAAACCCAGTTGGTTAGGggtaaaattatcaatCCAGTTATGTAACGCGAGTATCGAGTCTATAACCAATGAGTGTATTTTCAACTCTCCAAAATTCAGAGAATAGTGCAATGATCGTAACACCAAGTTAAATTCATATAGGTTCTTCACAGGTAAGTATAAAAAGTTTCtatttgttaataatgagtgtgtaaataatgaaacTTACGATAAATATGATTCGGCCGTTTTCTTTTCCTCAATGTTAACCTATCATTAGACGTATATAAAATCACACATACTATgttttcaattttattgGTTAGTATCTCAAAATCGAATGTGTTGTCAGTAACTATGAGTACTATTTTACCCAGAAGACCCTCCGTAGTGAGTAAATCCGAGATTATGTGCTAAAAAgaatatttgataataaatttaccgAAATTAGAAGAGATTTGCCTGATCTCGAGGGGCCTGAAATCGAGAGAATATTATTCATACTATAATTTCctaaacaaaaatattttaataagaataaatatgaatatgAAATAATACACTTTATTAAAACATACTGATAGAGGAATCTGAGATATATGGGCATGAATCTAGAGAAAATTGCTTCTTCCTGCGCCTCAAAACCCTTAGGAATGAATCCTGTGAATACATCTCTTATTATCATCAATTTAACCCTTTttgtcaaattttaaattaaaaatcataatattactcatttaaaacaatttagtgaataaatgtgaataattaaactaCATAACCAATACAGATGCTACACattcaaataaaatttaaatttgaaaattatttaatatttgaataacataaatcgacacattaaatttagttttcATCAATTTTACCCAGTAAATCCTTTTGATCTTTCGACAAAGTTTTTGGTAGTTGCACATTAAGCTTGATATAGTGATCCatgttattatatttcCCTACTTTAATCTCATCACCTTGCTGTGAACATGATGGTACTTCTATCTCATGTTCTCCGCTAAACGTTCTTACTTTAATCTAACCATTTATTCAGGCATTATCTTACATACGAATATTAACATCTAGTAATTTAGTGTGTATGTATCATTACCTTCCCTCCCAGAATAGCTTTTGTGTATGGAATATTACAAACAGTAACAATTCTATTACCATGAATATATTCTTCATTGGTGCTTTTCACGTTCAATTTAACATACctatgaaaattttgagTAATTTACTACTTACAGGTCACCGTCCCTTAGGTGAAAACCACCTGAATGTCCTTTTCCCCTAATCTTTATTGTTGATCCCGATTTTGAATTAACAGGCACATTCACctatttaacaatatttgaTTATgtttgataataatatttaatgaaatataTGGTAAAGTATACTTTAACCGTAGAATCTTTGAGAACTCTTCCAGTATTATCACATTTATTGCAGTCCTTTAATCTTTGATATCCTGTTCCTCTACACTTTGTGCATGTTCTTGAACTTCTAAAAAATCCGTTCTTGGTTCTCTTCTCCTAAACAAAATGTAATGCtgttaaaactaatatactGTGTAATTCTTACTTTAGTTTCCATTCCTTGTCCTTTACAAACATTACATTGGTCTATGAATTCATTCATAGAATCGTCATtataattacaaaaattgCAATTTTCCCATTTATGTACTGGTATTGTAACATTTCCTCCCATTAAAAGTGTTTTTAAATCAACATCAGCTTCACACGTTAAGTCAAGCCTTGAATTCGTTCTCACTTTACTCTGCTTCGTTCTCTTAACAGTAGGCTTACTTAATCCAAAAAGATTTGAGAAAAAGTTGCCAAATATGTTATTACCCAAGCCTAAATCATGTATATAATGATATAAATAGTCTATTTAAAAACTATATTAACACTAACCTAGTGATAACTCAGGTGAATCGTCATCATTTATGATGGaaatttcaatttcatCCGATGTGTCATCGTCGTAATGATCTGTTTCATCATCAAATTTTGAATCGACGTAGTAAGCAGTAGTTCTCTGATTATAGTCATCATATAACTTATCATAATCCTTTCTACTACTTTCATCAGAAAGAACTTTATATGCCAAATCCACATCCGACCTAAGTTTAGGATCAACACTTGGAAGTGTGTTCAAAGACTCatttatgttattatatttatcaacaaTATCGTCATGAGAACATGATTTGTCAAGTGAGAGAATCTTATAGTAATCTACAAAATCGCTTTCATAtccaaaattattatttttagccTTTGTTTTGGAAAAATCGTTTAAAGATTCCAAGCCGTTGATGGAATCAACATCAAAAGAAGATTTATAAAGGAATGGGTTAAGGAATCCAGCTGTCAAAAACCTGTTTCTGGGAGttctaataaataaaagtctgttatttaatattccAATATTACTACGGAGcgttttattttttttaatgttaattgatacagttaaattaaaattactaaatGTGAATATGAAGAAGATAAATCTAATATATTTGTACGTTAAAAATAGCATTAtggttatttaaatataaacgttccataatttaaaaattgtatgTAACATCAACATCTTCTCACAAACTTATCCCACATATGTACTATTATCTATACACATTGTTGtaattttactttaattttactagtTAATTCGATCattctaaattatttatttaactataaataatatcacTTTTAATTCTCAAATTTCACTATTATGTCTGAACTTGAGGATATTTACCATGAAATTTCGAGACTTAGGCAAGAATATGAATATGTCAGTtgatttatatatttagttattttatataatcacatttattaatcatttattaatatacaaattgctatattttattttttgatttcttacctattataattttttatttaataacaaaatattcaattttAGCATTTGAAAAACAACAATCCTTCCGCTCGTGTTCAATATGAATACGCCTGTATGCTCATGTGTTCTCCCAAATCATCGGATCTTGATACTGCGATTGATCTTTTCGATGAATTGATTCGAATTCAGTATCAAAGGTGcttttttcatttatttatacttatatatacattatttttgattatttgatttgaaattaatttatagcGTTAATTGTATGTACCAACTTGCTTTGTGTTATATTAAGCGTAAAAGATATCGTAAGGCCAGGAAGTATTTGGAGCTCATTCTTAGGATGGTACTTCAATTTACTATCTAACTGAGTATTTAGGATCCCAGGAACCAAATGGCACTTTCTCTTAAGAGTTTACtttatgttttattatcggaaggtattaattttattctttattaATCTCTATAGAGGCTATGTTTGGTACAATTTTCGCTATTATGACAGGTATTTCTCcatttaaattaacctATACATCAGGATTCTGTATATTCTCAATGTATAAGCTATGGAGAAAGTAAATGATATTCTGTTCCACatttaatatagttaattcaCAACTAATTAATTCTACTAACTAGCACATTACTTGTATACATATATGCTTaagttgaaaaattaaaagtcTACAAAAGTTGTGAATAGGTCGTACGCCGCAAAAACAAAAATCCAATTTGCATAGAAAACTCTGTGATTGATAGATTCCATTGCGCGCTTAGATGctttatagtataaaagTGGTAGTCTTGGACTGGCGTTATGGAATttctaatattatttataatataaaatgtgtttacCTCGACGTTTGTTGACATATTAcgattaaaatgaaatctGGGAGATAAAGTTCCAGAAGTGTTCTAAAAAGTGTTTTATATCTAATAAGGTATTACCtttataaattttgaataaaatCTGAGAAAAgtcattttaaaataatatataatgaaCATGAGATGATGGTGTATGACgaaaaataacaataactcaatataaacataaaaatataaaattataattaatgttaattaatataaaattgtaaacaagaaaattaatatgataagaattgattttaatatgattattaaaattagacCTTCAGTTTAGTCCTACGCCAGTACCTTCTTTTCGCATTATAcctataaaaatatgtataataatttttatattattatctgAAAATACCTTATTTTGTTTCCTGTCTTTAGCCTAAACCAATGTGGTATCGGTCTGTTTTGTTTCATCTTCTTGCCTAAATGTTTCTTAAGGGTCAAAGTCCTAACGGATCCctatgaaaaatattagtaCAATAATgggtaaaattatatattaataaataatagttCATTTTATTTGTCAGTTTACAATCGTGtataatttgaaattgtCAATAACtacttatattattataaatgaatataaagGTTCtatattatgtaaaaaGATTACCATTATTAAGAATCTAATAAATCAGACTacttttatataaaatgattaagATTTATTTGACCGTTCTAATGGGGGAGAAGGTTATCgaaattaatgtaaaaatgatatttaaATCCTATCACactacaaattattatttattatttagtacaTTTCTTAGTTGATAATGTTTGGTTTTACAGTAAAAATTTCTGATTCAAAATATAATCGCATATGTTCAATgattaataaatgtgttgagAATGATTTCTGATGTTGACGTAAAACATTcaaatatcaaatttaaactccagagattatatattttagtcTCCAtgtttgtttttattttaaattatttaataatcttttttattcttattaaACACATTTCCTTTATAgatattcaaatttaacgGAACAATCTGAAAcgttaaataatttaaatattgaGCAGTCTGATATCGAGGCATACTTTAAGTccaacattattttacaatatgGAATCCTTGGTTATGTCGGATTTCCTTTCAAAGTAGTACAATTTGacaatgtaaataattctTTCATAATTGAAACCAATAATGAgtaagtttatttttaattttaacaaataaatttagttGTTTGACAAAGttacagttaattatttcaaacCAATTTCCTGCACTTTGCCCAGTTGATTTTTCATCTAACATACTAAATTCAAAGCTAGAATACAAATtcaaaata
Above is a window of Theileria parva strain Muguga chromosome 2, complete sequence, whole genome shotgun sequence DNA encoding:
- the dnaJ gene encoding DnaJ C terminal domain protein — its product is MLFLTYKYIRFIFFIFTFSNFNLTVSINIKKNKTLRSNIGILNNRLLFIRTPRNRFLTAGFLNPFLYKSSFDVDSINGLESLNDFSKTKAKNNNFGYESDFVDYYKILSLDKSCSHDDIVDKYNNINESLNTLPSVDPKLRSDVDLAYKVLSDESSRKDYDKLYDDYNQRTTAYYVDSKFDDETDHYDDDTSDEIEISIINDDDSPELSLGLGNNIFGNFFSNLFGLSKPTVKRTKQSKVRTNSRLDLTCEADVDLKTLLMGGNVTIPVHKWENCNFCNYNDDSMNEFIDQCNVCKGQGMETKEKRTKNGFFRSSRTCTKCRGTGYQRLKDCNKCDNTGRVLKDSTVKVNVPVNSKSGSTIKIRGKGHSGGFHLRDGDLYVKLNVKSTNEEYIHGNRIVTVCNIPYTKAILGGKIKVRTFSGEHEIEVPSCSQQGDEIKVGKYNNMDHYIKLNVQLPKTLSKDQKDLLGKIDEN
- a CDS encoding Fis1 C-terminal tetratricopeptide repeat family protein; amino-acid sequence: MSELEDIYHEISRLRQEYEYHLKNNNPSARVQYEYACMLMCSPKSSDLDTAIDLFDELIRIQYQSVNCMYQLALCYIKRKRYRKARKYLELILRMDPRNQMALSLKSLLYVLLSEEAMFGTIFAIMTGFCIFSMYKLWRK
- a CDS encoding putative integral membrane protein translates to MFIIYYFKMTFLRFYSKFIKNTSGTLSPRFHFNRNMSTNVEKFHNASPRLPLLYYKASKRAMESINHRVFYANWIFVFAAYDLFTTFVDF
- the RPL39C gene encoding 60S ribosomal protein L39-1, yielding MGSVRTLTLKKHLGKKMKQNRPIPHWFRLKTGNKIRYNAKRRYWRRTKLKV